Proteins encoded within one genomic window of Bemisia tabaci chromosome 2, PGI_BMITA_v3:
- the LOC109032514 gene encoding uncharacterized protein yields MRRVVHVRVPLMLIFIGYLEFTTVGGADPRIEVNCGKLTVQGYKACEIYHDDSLKNYAGPTEKIFPGLFFGLITYECDHEAGFLTSEFDCERCDFECSEVVTRRENLSRQQETIQFWLGAVLGICSAFLTSYLVYQCLNRTPCLRSDQRNNSHTYNFDASTTTDDARDGDQTGTRQKNGSRRKTFKSIVTGLLVFKTTSACDVMHVVGPNNITTFCQGSGCGSVTENVTNILTITENQKICVTDNYGETVTLKISKIVIRARYAPAYNTSDYSITDNFHGGSCCETHEECNVEDTVCFNTMAAEIPRELRNNTVETECFTSDQTELPMRCYWIFLKRRKGPLYTVYKRTGLVGRVTFTIQNANSHRWVTVDSYDLPVPLLGSTSVTLLDVLGEFPDSLLLFNEGLYYVNGSEINKPKMDMFGDVQIMLDGKGEEIYAKEGEVGFCREDESQPCICECKSPNSKSMIAKFLAKRNDFKQPDRFVRWDPELPEVDTFALLTGGHVRMHFGDADSNEPLRPNGTCEFEFLMSFGCTTCEKSSYLVLKAQNITKEGLMPFQSNCSFGRRTVKCDHEPTKLVLKENYDSCHIKLPSGEEFFVKMEYHAFETSSGPNRRSNVTVSFVGYSEAFEHLVTSETFIKAFCTTTVFSIVFCLIVMIIIFIYRSHAHSKVHQEKTLIEL; encoded by the exons ATGCGGCGTGTTGTACATGTACGTGTGCCTCTCATGTTGATTTTCATCGGTTATTTGGAGTTCACGACGGTCGGTGGCGCCGATCCACGAATCGAAGTCAATTGTGGCAAGTTAACGGTCCAAGGCTACAAAGCTTGCGAAATTTATCACGACGACAGTTTAAAAAACTACGCAGGACCAACGGAGAAG ATTTTCCCAGGCCTGTTCTTCGGTCTCATCACGTACGAGTGCGACCACGAAGCCGGGTTCCTGACGTCGGAGTTCGACTGCGAAAGGTGTGACTTCGAGTGTTCCGAGGTGGTGACTcgaagagaaaatttgagccgcCAACAGGAGACAATTCAATTTTGGTTGGGAGCGGTTTTGGGCATTTGTTCCGCTTTCTTAACCAGCTACCTCGTCTATCAATGTTTGAATCGTACGCCGTGCTTGAGGTCCGATCAGCGGAACAATTCACACACGTATAATTTCGATGCCTCCACCACAACCGACGACGCAAGAGATGGCGATCAGACGGGCACAAGGCAGAAGAACGGCTCGAGAAGGAAAACTTTTAAGTCGATAGTCACGGGGCTTTTGGTGTTCAAGACGACGAGTGCTTGTGACGTAATGCACGTGGTGGGTCCGAATAATATCACCACGTTTTGCCAGGGCTCTGGGTGCGGTAGTGTAACCGAGAATGTCACCAACATCCTCACCATCACGGAAAACCAAAAAATCTGCGTGACAGATAATTATGGAGAGACTGtgactttgaaaatttccaaaatcgtTATCAGGGCTAGGTATGCACCGGCTTACAACACGTCAGATTATTCCATTACTGATAATTTCCACGGTGGCTCTTGCTGCGAGACTCACGAGGAATGCAATGTGGAAGACACTGTGTGTTTTAATACGATGGCTGCGGAAATACCGCGTGAACTTAGGAACAATACGGTGGAAACGGAGTGTTTTACCTCGGATCAGACAGAGTTGCCCATGCGGTGTtactggatttttctgaaaagaagGAAAGGACCGTTGTATACCGTTTACAAGAGAACTGGTCTTGTTGGAAGAGTTACATTTACGATTCAAAACGCTAATTCCCATCGTTGGGTGACAGTAGATAGCTATGATCTTCCTGTGCCTTTGCTTGGTTCAACAAGTGTCACCCTTTTGGATGTGTTGGGGGAATTTCCGGACTCCCTTCTACTTTTCAACGAAGGGCTATATTACGTTAATGGGTCAGAGATCAACAAGCCTAAAATGGATATGTTTGGGGACGTTCAGATAATGCTCGATGGCAAAGGTGAAGAGATATATGCCAAAGAGGGAGAGGTCGGGTTTTGCAGAGAAGATGAGTCTCAACCATGTATTTGTGAGTGTAAAAGTCCTAACTCTAAGAGTATGATTGCAAAATTCTTAGCAAAGCGGAATGATTTTAAACAGCCCGATCGCTTTGTCAGGTGGGACCCGGAACTTCCAGAAGTGGATACGTTCGCTCTGTTGACGGGAGGCCATGTGCGCATGCATTTCGGGGACGCAGACTCAAACGAACCACTGAGGCCAAACGGCACGTGCGAGTTCGAGTTTTTGATGAGTTTTGGCTGCACAACCTGCGAGAAAAGCTCATACTTGGTCCTGAAAGCTCAAAACATCACGAAGGAAGGACTGATGCCCTTCCAGTCTAATTGTAGTTTCGGCAGGCGGACCGTGAAGTGCGACCATGAGCCCACTAAActagttttaaaagaaaactatgATTCTTGTCATATTAAACTTCCGTCCGGTGAAGAATTCTTTGTGAAGATGGAGTACCATGCATTCGAAACTTCTTCCGGGCCGAATCGAAGATCTAACGTAACTGTAAGCTTTGTTGGCTATAGCGAGGCTTTTGAACACCTCGTGACCAGTGAGACTTTCATAAAAGCATTTTGCACGACGACAGTTTTCagtattgttttttgtttaattgttatgatcattattttcatttatcgaTCACACGCACATTCGAAGGTTCATCAGGAAAAAACTCTGATCGAATTGTAA